gggggaaggggaaagtgggtgatgggcattgaggagggcacttgttgggatgagcactgggtgttgtatggaaactaacttgacaataaatttcatattaaaaaaaaaagaaaaacatctgagTGATGCAGGCATCAAAGGCAATCTCCCCAGCATGAAACCAAAAGATAGCCAGGGCTTTGGGAACGGCGGTGGTAGATACCAGAACGTCAGTGCCAGCCAGCATGGATAGGAAGACATACACAGGTTGATGGAGGGTGCACTCACTGAGGACAACAAGGATGAGAGCTCCATTTCCCAAGACTACAGTGATGTACatgagacagaaggggagagaaagccaGGTGTGGTAGTTCTCCAGTCCTGGGATGCCAAGTAGAATGAACACAGTAGGGTGGAAGGTGGTGAAGTTAGCACCAAACAGGCCTTCTTTGGGAGTCTCTCTATGAAGACTATAGAAAATGAGAGTCAGTGGGCAGAACAAATAAGGTTCACCAAAAGTTGAACATTAGATAATTAAATCAATCACTAATGCCTTGACTTAGAATATATAATGTTATGCTTTTACCTCCTACATTATCActgcaaatataaatataaataaagatttctgGTCACACCTCAGCAATGTCTAGAATCCATACATACCTCCCCATTCTCACTTACAGCCTCCTATTCTGGCTTTGATCATCCTTCACTTGTTCTGGTGCAGTGGCATCTTAACTAACTGGGCTCCCCATCTCCCAGCTTCCTATCCTCAACCCTTCCATCAGCTATGTTGTGGCCCGGGTGGTatgtacaaaacaaacaaaaatcttattGGGTTTTCTCTTACAACctttatttaatgaattattgATTACAAGATAAAGCCCAACTTCTCAAGCATGCAAAGCCTTCCACAATCCCACTGTTACTCTCTTCTCTAGCTTTAGTCTCCTTCAGGCATCCTAACACATCTAAATTAGACCATGATCTATTCTCCACACAACATCTAAGTTTGCCAACCTCCCTAACTTTTCTCAAGCTTTTCTCTTAATCTGGAAAATACTTTCTACCTTTGATGTGTGTTACACCTACTGGGCTTCCAATTCACAGcttaaatatttatcatctgaGAAGCCTTCCCCAGGTTCAAATTCTGGGCTTCCAACTTTCTGATTACTGACAAAAGGCAAGTTTTCACATTTCAGAAAATTAGCCTAATCTGTGAAAATGAACTATTCATACTTATCCTGAAAGGATTAAATTGAATACTTTCTTTAAACTTCCTAGTGTAGTGCCTAgcataaaaatactaaataaatgtcAGTTATTGTTAGTCCAGGTCAATACAGCTACATAGAGAgcacaaaaaataatatacttgGGATTTTAAATGTGATAAAACACCATTTCAGTTTAGTGGGGAAAGGAAGGGCTAGTTACTTAATGGCACTGGGATATTGAACAAtgatatttttgtaaaagaataaaattagttCCCACCTCActcactaaacaaataaaaactctagataaattaaacatgtatattttaattttttaagtttatttattttgaaaaagacagagacagcacgagtaaggagggacagagagagagggagacagagaatcccaagcaggatccacactgtcagcacagagcccagtgcagggcttgaacccacaaaaccaaaacaatgacatcattacctgagtcaaaaccaagagtcaggcactcaactgactgagccacgtaggcatcccaaagatgtacattttaaaaacaaaaccaaaaattattaaaaattaaagggaagttcgtaggaaaaaacataggaaaatatttttaagtctggAAAGATCTTTCTAAGATAAGAAAATGATATTTCATGGATAGTAATAATTGAATGATGCAATTATGCAACAATGTAGACAAGAATAAattccaaaagaataaataattctaggaggaaaaaattataaaacataaaatagacaAAAGGTTAATAtctttaaacattaaaagttagTATAAATGAATGAGGAATGAACAGAAAATGTGCAAAGAATCCAAATAGGCAATTCACACTACAAGAAAAATGGCCAATATACACAAGAATAGATgttcaatatgttaaaaaaaaaatctgtcatatTGAAATATCATAGCTTTCCTACCAGACtggaaaacataacaaaaacaatCAGCCCCAGTGCTGGTAGCACAGCATGAGAACATAAAGATATATCTATAAGGATATTCATTGCTATATCGTTGctgtaataaaagaaattattacaGCTTTCATATCCATCAGTCaagcaataaataaatcatggcatATACATTACAATAGAatgttctgtttccatttttaagaaaaaaggtatCAGCCATGGTGTACagttaagtgaaaaagcaaactgaaaattaaaatgaataattcttttcttctctcttgtatCCATGATAACACTTCACATTATAAGTAACAGAAAATCCCACCTCATTTTGGCTTGAACACAAAGGGAAATGTCTTTGCTCCTGAAACTGAAAGCTACGTTTCTAACTATCAGGTTTATAAAGATTGAAGGAGGACCGCATGTCTTTGTAACTGTGCTCTGCCGTCCAGGTGTTGAGTCTCCTAAGATCAGGACTAAAGGGAAATGAGTGAGAACTTACCTCAGCGAAAAATGTAAGCAGGCACCAAAATATCAGTAAACAggataagtaatattttaatacaatttttaaatcaaaattaatgcaaaatatccatgatgaacaatatgtcaaaatttaaaataaagacagaattgaCCATGCTGTACTGAACCATATCAGAGCCCaagacaaaagggaaaatgggagcacctatatatatgtgtgtgttttatgtgattttaatggttcattttttccctaattttattttggaagcaTTATCTATGAATTTCTCCCACCAAAGccattaaaagtataataaattctaacttttatataaatagtatatttaAACTTAATGCTTTGAGTTTTAATACACTTACTTTTCAgtgttcaatatttttttaaaccactttaattctgggggaaaaaatcagccATACTCCCCGCTCTGCACAGTCAAAATCTCTGCAGCAGTTTAAGAGGTCAAGTGTGTACTTATACTACATTATCCAGAGGACTCAAGAAGATCTCATCTGAATCAATAGTTTATTCAGTTTATTTCAGGAAAACCTAAAATTCTTGAGAACCAAATATTTATCACCTTCCCAGAAACTTACCCAAGATCATGAGAAAGTTCTTCCCCAACATGTGAAAGAAGCAGACAGATGCAGACTCTGGAGCAAAATAGGACAGACAGTATTTGAACCTCATCCACAGGAATCCCTTCGGCAAAAAGAGAGCTTCTATTCCACTAGGTCTTTAGGGAGTGTCTGGTTCAATTAGACAGAAGCAGACCCCAGGAGGACTAATCTCCAGAGATCACTCACCCAGGAACCAGAGTGGGTGGGCAATCTATGTCCTACCTGCAGCAGTCTGTACACACAGCACCTGTTAATGACTCCATGTCTCTGGCTAAGATATGGACAGACTGGATTTGAGTTGCTGCTAGTCAATACATAGAACATTAAAACCCTGCCTATACCTGCTAGACCTCAATGTACATAGAAACCTGTGGAGATGTAGAAGAAATAATAGATCACAAGGAAttaagtggtgtgtgtgtgtgtgtgtgtgtgtgtgtgtccgtccaAATGATTTTCAGTCATAAATTAGACAATATTTAACAGTGAAGGGTCCAGAGGTCAAACACCTCACCAACATTTCAAATTAGCAATCTATAAATATACATAGGGAACCCTATGCTAGATGCTGGAACTATAGTGATGAGTAAGACATATTCTCTACTCTCACAGAACCCAAGTTCTGATGACTTCATAGAGTAATTAATATTCAGTTGAAACCATTAATGTCATTGCTGTGGAGAACCAGAGGACAAAGTTATCACCTCTGACTTGGGGGGTATTGGcgaagacttcaaaagggaattGACATCAATATTCTACCATTTGCCAGCTGAATGGCTTTAATTACTCATCCTCTATGAACCTTGGGTGCCCCTGTGTATAAAACAGAGATAGCAAAGGTACTATCTCATAAGGCtgtataaggattaaataagctaATGCAGCAGAGCACTTAACATGGTTCCCAGCATAGATCTCTTAATAAACATTAggtattgttttaattattattattatctatgtATTACTATATGGTGTGTTTTGAGATAGTAATGGAAAAGTCAGTTAGGACTAGATTATGAAGTTAATGCTTAGTTTAGAAATTACCCTGTAGTCCCATGATTTCTAAACTGTGGCTAATGGAACAGTAGGTTATTTTAGAGATATAAAGTGAAATGCTCCCAGAAAAATTATATGGATGTGGACACAAATATCAATGGTCACTTTAGTGTGGAGATATGCTGCAAACTCTAGCCTTCCCTTGGACAGACATATGCATGACCACAGAGTGTAAGCATTTTTCAGTTATTTGACCATGgaacttttttattaaatatccaTTATGATATCTGCTATTTCTGTAGAACattctatggaaaacagttctATAAGTAATGAAGATTACTTGAAAGTATTTGACAGAAAGCAGTATCATTAGCCATGCCTTTTAGAATGTTTAACTTTGAGTCAGTTGGTAGTTTAGGTTACAGtgtaaaagactgaaaacaatgaaatcaatTAAGAAGCTAATGCAGTATCTGAGGTGAAAGATGATAACAGACATAATTAATTGGTAGAGGCAATGTTACAAAGAAGACTAACAATACTAAGAACTTAgcattaatgaaatatttctcagATACTTATGATGAGACAAGGATTGTGTTAATTGCTACatatatggtttatttcacttaatcctctcaacaaccctatgagatattattactatccccattttacagatgaaatatatttcacatattcaTACAGCTAGAAAGCAATAGGGGCAATGCTTTAATCCTGACAGGACTCCAAATATTATCCACATAGCTATTTAGTGGTACAATCAATATTGGTAACAATcattaacttcttgaggaacagGACAGAGAGGAATTTGAGAAATTCCCCCAGGGTTTCCAGCTCAATGTAGTTGCTGGAATCATCATAATCTAGTTCCTAAGAAAAGGAATGGAACGGGAAGAAAAGCTAGCCTGAATGATATAGTTCTACATTCTGGAGGAGATATGCAGTTAATATGTAGATTTACACATGTAATACCCCAAAAAAGAGTTCTAGGATGGAGAAAGAGATGTTGTACTCATTTGCATCAGTGGTGGTTGAAGAAATGAGTGTACATGACCTTTTCtgagaaagcatgaaagaatGAAGGTCAAGACTGTGAACTCCAAGAGACTACTCCAACTTTGCTAACCTGTCCAGGAACAATGTGCTATAATTACTAATAATGAGAAGGGTAGGAGCCaggttagaaaagaaaatcaagagtgaCCTGTTTCCTCCTACTCTAGTCTATTCCCTGATCTCTGTGTTACAGCAAACATGCAAGAAGTAAGAAACTCTGCAATCTGCAGCTTGTTTACTTCCCTGACACCAAAGTGACTTTGTGAGGAACTGGTTTACTCATCCCTGGTGTGTGGACTAATTTAGCTGATCACTTAAGTGCATAAGAGAAATGCTGTTCTAACATCAGGAGGTAATTGGGTAGTTGTGCTCCCattcatttttcaaacatttattgtgtCCCAGGCATTTTATAATGCACTGAGAGTACAAATATGAATGACACATACTCTTCTGATTTCAAGGAATTTACAATCAATTAGGGgtacaaacaaataaacaacctatTACAATTCACTGCATACATTTTGAGATTTGTACAAGATGCAATCAGTGTACAAAGATAGGAACCTTGGACTGCCTGGAAAACTTAGGAAAGAGTCTTCAGGGAAAGTAGTTCTTGATCTGAAATTTGAAGAATGAGCAGTTTTCCAGATGGCTGAAGGACACGTATgactgtttttcaaaaacaactGCCATTATAAAAGTGAGTGAAGAGCTACTTGAGTTTGTACAAAGAATCAACGCACatttggagataaaaaaaaaagaaactgtaatcTCTTCAGatgttaaatataaaactatttttatccATGTACTCATAACTCACTTCATGTTATGTtcagttctctgtgtttctggaGTACGTCTGGTCTACTGAAGATACCAAATGTTCACAGCAGAAGCATGTATGCTTAGTTATTATTCCTGGGTTGTGGAAGAGGGGTGTGAGAAGAGAAGAagataaagaatacaaagaaacaggagaagaaggcaaagatgaagaaccagaagaggaaaaaagaaaagttggaggAGGACCACAAAGAAGGTCCacgaagaaaaagaggaagagaagtaaaagCCCTCTTAGTCCAGGAAATCTCTGTATTTCACACTTAATTTCCTTGATAAAGCTTGGAGGGCAGATTCCTGaggagccattagcccagagggGAAGCACAGCACCAAGTCCTGATGTCAAAGAACCGGTGGGCTACACCCTCCCGGATCTGCTTAGTCTTCACACCATAGACAATGGGATTGAGCATTGGTGGCACCACCACATAAAGATTGGCCAGCAGAATATGGACATGTCGAGGAATGTTATGTCCAAAGCGGTGGGTCAATAATGTAAAGAAGGATGGAACATAAAACATGAGGATGACACAGAGGTGGGAGCCGCAAGTGCTAAGGGCCTTGTGCCGGGCATCCTGGGAGGGCAAACGAAACACGGCTCGGAGGATCAGTGAGTAAGACACAGCAATTAGGATCACATCCACGATGACCATGACAATGGGCACTGAGAAGCCATACCAGATGTTAATGGTGATGTCAGCGCAGGCCAAGCGGGCCACTCCAATATGCTCACAATAGGAATGGGGGACAATGTTGGTCCGGCAGAAGGGCAGCCGCTTCAATAAGAAGATCACTGGGAAGATGATGCAGAAGCTTCTGGTGACAATGGCCAGACCAATCCTTCCCACAACACGCCATGTTAGCACGGCTGTATAATGCAGGGGGACACAGATGGCCACAAAGCGGTCAAAGGCCATGGCTAACAGGATGGCTGACTCCCCCACAAACATCACATGGACAAAGAAAACTTGGGTGACACAGGCATCAAAGGCAATGTCATGGGCATGGAGCCAAAAGATGGCTAGAGCCTTGGGTACGGTAGTGGTGGACAGCAGGATGTCTGTGATGGCCAGCATGGAGAGAAAGAAGTACATGGGCTCATGAAGATTACGTTCTGTGATGATGACCACTATCAGGATGCTGTTCCCTACGATGGCAGTGATATACATGAGGCAGAGGGGTATTGACAGCCAAATGTGGTAAGCCTCCCATCCAGGGATGCCCAGTAGGACAAAAACTGCAGGGTGAAAGATGGTAAAGTTGGTGTGAGTCATGATGCACTTTAGAGTCCTCTCTATAATGACTCAGAAGCTGATGAGTCTGCTGAAAGTGACAGGAACAGAAAGGATCTCTGAGTGTGTATGGAGATCATA
This genomic stretch from Lynx canadensis isolate LIC74 chromosome D1, mLynCan4.pri.v2, whole genome shotgun sequence harbors:
- the LOC115524628 gene encoding olfactory receptor 52B2 codes for the protein MTHTNFTIFHPAVFVLLGIPGWEAYHIWLSIPLCLMYITAIVGNSILIVVIITERNLHEPMYFFLSMLAITDILLSTTTVPKALAIFWLHAHDIAFDACVTQVFFVHVMFVGESAILLAMAFDRFVAICVPLHYTAVLTWRVVGRIGLAIVTRSFCIIFPVIFLLKRLPFCRTNIVPHSYCEHIGVARLACADITINIWYGFSVPIVMVIVDVILIAVSYSLILRAVFRLPSQDARHKALSTCGSHLCVILMFYVPSFFTLLTHRFGHNIPRHVHILLANLYVVVPPMLNPIVYGVKTKQIREGVAHRFFDIRTWCCASPLG